A stretch of DNA from Candidatus Obscuribacterales bacterium:
CACCCCGCCCATGCCCGTCGAGGTACAACCCCTCAGCGATCGTCAAGATTCCCTCACCCACCTGATGACTCGCCCCTGCCTAGAGCAAGAGCTAACCCATTTCAGCAACCGCGCCATGTGGTTTGTACGCCCCCCCTTTAGCCTGATTCTGTGCGACCTAGACTATTTCAAGCTCGTCAATGATGTGCATGGCTACGCCATCGGCGATGAAGTGCTGTATCAAGTGGCCGAACGCTTGCGCAGACAGCTTCGCCAAGGCACTCCAGCCTATCGCTATGGCGGTGAAGAGTTTGCTGTTTTATTGCCCGAAGCCCCTCTTTCTGCCGCCATTGGGGTTGCCGAACGCCTGCGCTGGGCCATTAGCGCCACCCCGGTTAAAACGTCCGTAGGTACCTTGACCGTCACGGCTAGTTTTGGCGTTGCCCAGCAGCAGCCCGCCCGCGATCGCCATGCCATGGACGTTTTAGAACGAGCCACCCGAGCGATCGCCGAGGCTAAATATCAGGGACGCAACTGTGTCATTGGCCATCAACTCCATCCCGCTAATCATCCACCAACACCCGACCGATGATCATGATTTGAGGCAGCAGGCTGTGTACTTTACCAGCCTAGGTGGGTACTCTATGCAAAACAGTCTTTGGATGGATCCCTAGTCTTTGATATCA
This window harbors:
- a CDS encoding GGDEF domain-containing protein; protein product: TPPMPVEVQPLSDRQDSLTHLMTRPCLEQELTHFSNRAMWFVRPPFSLILCDLDYFKLVNDVHGYAIGDEVLYQVAERLRRQLRQGTPAYRYGGEEFAVLLPEAPLSAAIGVAERLRWAISATPVKTSVGTLTVTASFGVAQQQPARDRHAMDVLERATRAIAEAKYQGRNCVIGHQLHPANHPPTPDR